The following proteins come from a genomic window of Metarhizium brunneum chromosome 2, complete sequence:
- the fmpF gene encoding Aromatic hydroxylase fmpF, with amino-acid sequence MHANGDMSAKVATTDVCIIGGGPTGLFTGLLLHRLGVSVCIIDGKPSTLELGRADALNARTQQYLEVAKLLDELLPIGLKCNTSSTFADGEFKSRQNTWWVGLENTLHRNFLMVGQPVVEKLIASKLGEGLVRFGEQVVSVTEDDEGVETVTDSGFRVRSKYAVGSDGARSMVRQAIGATFTGTKPEMLWAVLDTFIDTDFPLCPEIITFQLNGQSRVSWIPRERGMCRFYVLLDGEVTQARAEESIVEHMAPHRVEFKKTEWYSTFDVKERIASTFISKDGSGRIILAGDAAHVHSVNGGQGLNTGMSDAFNLAWRLAQVVKDQNLQPGAAQKIIGSYDTERRSTARDVIDVAAALVRDTVHTAKQYVGTIEKNAGYITGMGVTYRESGSPLVQASEHGIWTAGNRCPDMILNKADGAETRLYTETTYGKYLVLHIGGAPAPDFGFSDIVTHYTIRPASESAAGGDDSGRTYTADWASKDDPFVVVVRPDMYLGFVGGSSDEAKAYLTELYL; translated from the exons ATGCACGCCAACGGAGACATGTCAGCCAAAGTTGCAACCACAGATGTGTGCATCATTGGCG GCGGGCCAACTGGCCTCTTCACCGGCCTTTTGCTCCACCGCCTTGGCGTTTCTGTCTGCATCATAG ATGGAAAGCCCAGCACTCTTGAGCTGGGAAGAGCTGATGCACTCAATGCGCGAACTCAGCAGTACCTAGAAGTAGCCAAGCTCCTGGATGAGCTCCTACCTATCGGTCTGAAATGCAACA CCAGCTCTACTTTTGCGGATGGAGAGTTCAAGTCGCGCCAGAACACATGGTGGGTTGGCCTTGAGAACACGCTGCACAGGAATTTCCTCATGGTTGGGCAGCCAGTCGTGGAAAAGCTCATTGCCAGCAAGCTTGGCGAGGGCCTCGTGCGTTTCGGGGAACAAGTCGTGTCCGTgaccgaggacgacgagggcgttgaAACCGTGACGGACTCCGGTTTCAGGGTTCGCAGCAAGTACGCCGTAGGCTCTGACGGCGCAAGGTCCATGGTTCGCCAAGCAATCGGAGCCACGTTTACTGGAACAAAGCCTGAAATGCTGTGGGCGGTCTTGGATACCTTTATTGACACCGACTTTCCTCTCTGCCCAGAGATCATCACCTTTCAGCTGAATGGACAGTCTCGCGTCTCGTGGATTCCCAGAGAGCGCGGCATGTGCCGATTTTACGTGCTCCTGGACGGAGAGGTGACGCAGGCACGAGCTGAAGAGTCGATTGTAGAGCACATGGCTCCCCATAGGGTCGAGTTCAAGAAGACCGAGTGGTACAGCACCTTTGACG TCAAGGAGAGAATTGCGTCAACCTTTATCTCCAAAGATGGGTCCGGCCGTATCATTCTCGCAGGTGATGCGGCCCATGTTCACTCAGTGAACGGCGGCCAGGGGCTCAACACGGGCATGTCGGATGCCTTCAATCTTGCTTGGCGTCTGGCACAGGTCGTAAAGGACCAGAACCTTCAGCCAGGGGCCGCGCAGAAAATCATCGGGAGCTACGACACCGAGAGGCGAAGCACGGCGCGAGATGTCATCGACGTTGCCGCGGCTCTGGTCAGAGACACCGTCCACACCGCCAAGCAGTATGTTGGTACTATTGAGAAGAATGCAGGGTACATCACTG GCATGGGAGTAACCTATCGCGAGTCTGGCTCCCCTCTGGTGCAGGCCTCAGAGCACGGCATCTGGACGGCAGGCAACAGATGCCCCGATATGATCCTGAATAAGGCGGATGGGGCTGAGACCAGGCTCTACACAGAAACAACCTACGGCAAGTATTTGGTTTTGCACATTGGCGGAGCGCCAGCCCCCGACTTTGGTTTCAGCGACATTGTAACCCACTACACGATTCGCCCTGCGTCCGAGTCGGCGGCTGGGGGTGACGACTCGGGCAGGACTTACACGGCAGACTGGGCATCCAAGGACGATCCGTTTGTGGTAGTAGtcagaccagacatgtacCTTGGCTTTGTGGGTGGAAGTTCGGATGAGGCCAAGGCATATCTCACGGAGCTATACCTGTAA